Proteins encoded by one window of Cyclobacteriaceae bacterium:
- a CDS encoding NfeD family protein has protein sequence MWLAIAALILAGVVLIIVEVVFIPGTTVVGLLGLAFTVIGVVVSYGEFGREGGSYVLLGTGLFLAAALYYSFRKGAWKKFSLKTSIDSRVNEGANADLKVGMEGVAVSALRPMGTAEFEGKMVEVKTSGDYLAAGTAVKVVHVQPNDILVEPVT, from the coding sequence ATGTGGTTAGCCATTGCTGCCTTAATTCTGGCAGGTGTTGTACTGATAATTGTTGAAGTGGTGTTTATACCGGGTACCACCGTGGTTGGGTTATTGGGATTGGCGTTTACCGTTATTGGCGTGGTGGTGAGTTATGGTGAATTTGGCCGTGAAGGTGGATCGTATGTGCTGTTGGGTACCGGCTTGTTTCTCGCGGCAGCCTTATACTATAGTTTTCGAAAAGGAGCCTGGAAAAAATTTTCACTTAAAACCAGCATTGACAGTAGGGTAAATGAAGGCGCTAATGCCGATTTGAAAGTGGGAATGGAGGGCGTAGCCGTATCGGCTTTGCGGCCCATGGGCACAGCCGAATTCGAGGGTAAAATGGTTGAAGTTAAAACCTCGGGCGATTATCTTGCGGCAGGTACAGCCGTGAAAGTTGTTCACGTTCAACCCAACGATATTTTAGTAGAACCCGTTACTTAA
- the floA gene encoding flotillin-like protein FloA (flotillin-like protein involved in membrane lipid rafts) has product MAELSGTMLLIVVFASIILFFVFLYFVPINLWITALFSGVRVGLFELVFMRIRKVPPRVIVESLITATKAGLKLTSTELETHYLAGGNVPNVIRALISAEKANIHLDFKQATAIDLAGRDVFQAVQISVNPKVITTPKVAAVAADGIQLIAIARVTVRAAIQQLVGGAGEDTILARVGEGIVTAIGSAKSHKEVLENPDKISKVVLSRGLDAGTAFQILSIDIADVDVGANIGAKLQIDQASADLKVAEAKAEERRAMAVAEEQEMKAKAQEARAKVILAEAEIPKAIAESFVKGNLGVMDYYRMQNIQADTGMRQSISDSGKGSGPSNAPKKD; this is encoded by the coding sequence ATGGCAGAACTGAGTGGTACCATGCTCCTTATAGTTGTTTTTGCATCTATAATTCTATTTTTTGTTTTCCTTTACTTCGTACCAATCAACCTCTGGATTACCGCACTCTTCAGCGGTGTTCGCGTGGGTTTGTTCGAACTGGTATTCATGCGCATTCGTAAAGTTCCGCCACGCGTTATTGTTGAGTCGTTAATTACGGCAACAAAGGCAGGTTTAAAGCTGACTTCCACCGAACTGGAAACGCACTACTTGGCCGGTGGTAATGTACCCAATGTAATTCGTGCACTTATCTCCGCAGAAAAAGCAAACATTCACCTTGATTTTAAACAAGCTACTGCGATTGACCTCGCTGGTCGCGATGTGTTTCAGGCCGTACAAATTTCGGTAAATCCAAAAGTGATTACTACACCTAAGGTGGCTGCGGTTGCCGCTGATGGTATTCAGCTTATCGCCATTGCGCGGGTAACGGTGCGGGCAGCTATACAGCAGTTGGTTGGTGGTGCCGGTGAAGATACCATTCTTGCCCGTGTGGGAGAAGGTATTGTTACCGCCATTGGTTCAGCAAAATCGCACAAAGAAGTATTGGAGAACCCGGATAAAATTTCAAAAGTTGTGTTGTCACGCGGTTTGGATGCCGGTACAGCGTTTCAGATTCTTTCCATTGATATTGCCGATGTAGATGTTGGCGCAAACATTGGTGCCAAACTGCAAATCGATCAGGCATCAGCCGATTTAAAAGTGGCGGAAGCAAAAGCGGAAGAGCGCAGAGCGATGGCGGTAGCAGAAGAACAGGAAATGAAAGCAAAGGCACAGGAGGCACGGGCCAAAGTAATTTTAGCTGAAGCGGAAATTCCTAAAGCCATTGCGGAATCCTTTGTAAAAGGAAACCTGGGCGTAATGGATTATTACCGCATGCAAAACATTCAGGCTGATACAGGCATGCGCCAATCGATTTCTGATTCCGGAAAAGGATCAGGTCCGAGCAATGCTCCGAAGAAAGATTGA
- a CDS encoding XdhC family protein — MKELKTILATFNNVDFSQRKAALATVVNVRGSSYRSPGARMLITDDGKWVGSISGGCLEGDALRKARQVMTDNKAMTITYDTREESNQNLGIGLGCNGVIDVLIEPVYEGSDTISLIQKIVTQNEPVALATRVRGEFAGEKFLLDHHLQPQSEFSDSQLNSSVLQALTAVFTHHRSETKTILGEEIFIELIQPVVSLIIFGGGFDARPVSTLAKSLGWDVQVTDECVSHIAPVFFPSADKLSLCQREFIDRDFVITPHTACVLMSHNYEYDRDVLKKLIQTTTPYIGILGPRKRFDKMVAEFETQNIVLTPEDLQRIHSPIGLDIGAETPDEIALSILAEIQSKFANRSGGFLKYRSGPIHERKGDQVFKQVYLHNETENKSVNG; from the coding sequence ATGAAGGAACTCAAAACCATACTGGCTACATTCAACAACGTTGATTTTTCGCAACGCAAGGCGGCCTTGGCTACCGTGGTAAATGTCAGGGGCTCCTCGTACCGAAGTCCCGGGGCGCGCATGCTCATTACCGATGATGGAAAATGGGTGGGCTCCATCAGTGGTGGATGCTTGGAAGGGGATGCCCTTCGAAAAGCACGCCAGGTGATGACGGACAATAAAGCCATGACCATCACCTACGATACGCGGGAAGAAAGCAACCAAAACCTCGGAATCGGGTTGGGGTGTAACGGGGTGATTGATGTGCTGATTGAACCGGTTTACGAAGGATCAGATACAATTTCATTGATTCAAAAAATCGTAACCCAAAACGAGCCGGTGGCATTGGCCACACGAGTTCGTGGAGAATTTGCGGGAGAAAAATTTTTATTAGATCATCATCTTCAACCTCAATCCGAATTTTCTGATAGCCAATTAAACTCATCGGTGCTTCAGGCATTGACTGCGGTTTTCACGCATCACCGCAGTGAAACCAAAACCATTCTTGGTGAAGAAATTTTTATTGAGTTGATTCAACCCGTTGTTTCCCTTATCATTTTTGGTGGAGGTTTTGACGCACGACCAGTCAGTACACTGGCTAAATCGCTGGGTTGGGATGTTCAGGTAACCGATGAATGTGTGTCGCACATTGCTCCAGTCTTTTTCCCATCAGCTGATAAACTATCACTTTGCCAACGCGAATTTATCGATCGGGATTTTGTGATTACCCCTCACACCGCTTGCGTGCTTATGTCACACAATTATGAGTACGACCGGGATGTATTGAAGAAACTTATCCAAACAACTACACCGTATATTGGCATACTCGGGCCGCGTAAGCGATTTGATAAGATGGTAGCAGAGTTTGAGACACAAAATATTGTCTTAACTCCTGAAGACCTCCAACGAATTCACTCCCCCATTGGCCTGGACATAGGTGCAGAAACACCAGACGAAATTGCGTTATCCATCCTTGCAGAAATCCAAAGCAAGTTTGCCAATCGTTCGGGCGGGTTCCTGAAATACAGAAGCGGACCCATTCATGAACGAAAAGGTGATCAGGTTTTCAAACAGGTATACCTTCACAACGAAACCGAGAATAAATCCGTTAACGGATAA
- a CDS encoding shikimate kinase, translated as MRIFLIGLPGSGKTTLGKKVATYLQLPFFDLDEVIERSAGKRVPEIFADEGEAAFRKIESVTLQKIITDHNDFVMATGGGAPCFHNGIGIMNQAGVTVFLDVPVYELEKRLQTEQKQSRPLLAGSKSITETLNALREARISFYEQARIVIHEDNPDVMTIITRLVR; from the coding sequence GTGAGAATATTTTTAATTGGTTTACCCGGTTCCGGAAAAACTACACTCGGAAAGAAGGTAGCCACATATCTGCAACTTCCATTTTTTGATTTAGATGAAGTGATAGAACGCTCGGCCGGCAAGCGCGTTCCTGAAATTTTTGCTGATGAAGGCGAAGCTGCTTTTCGTAAAATAGAATCCGTCACACTGCAGAAAATCATCACTGATCACAACGATTTTGTAATGGCAACAGGTGGCGGTGCACCCTGCTTTCATAACGGGATCGGTATAATGAATCAGGCAGGGGTAACTGTTTTTCTGGACGTTCCGGTTTATGAACTTGAGAAACGCCTGCAAACAGAGCAAAAACAAAGTCGACCTTTACTGGCAGGATCAAAATCAATTACGGAAACATTAAACGCCTTGCGCGAAGCGCGGATATCATTTTATGAGCAGGCACGCATTGTTATTCACGAAGACAATCCCGATGTGATGACGATCATAACCAGGCTTGTGCGTTAA
- a CDS encoding nuclear transport factor 2 family protein, translating into MKKLIYLCLVGLTTTVFAQTPQQEINEQVWKPFTKAIMNQDVATFASLHSTDLVRAERNSGKILDLTEYQKNMEAGWPGWKESLAKNKIDYTFELRFTERISNGNLAYEVGYFKNESVSATGEKRIGYGQFHVTLRKENGIWKILVDSDSNLGGTITEEMFQAAKPLE; encoded by the coding sequence ATGAAGAAACTAATATACCTGTGCCTGGTGGGGCTTACAACAACTGTGTTTGCCCAAACACCACAACAGGAAATCAACGAACAGGTTTGGAAACCGTTTACCAAAGCCATCATGAATCAGGATGTGGCCACATTTGCCTCCCTGCACTCAACCGATCTGGTAAGAGCGGAGCGAAATTCAGGAAAAATTCTCGACCTCACCGAGTATCAAAAAAATATGGAAGCGGGTTGGCCGGGATGGAAAGAGTCGTTAGCTAAGAATAAAATAGATTATACTTTTGAGCTTCGCTTCACAGAAAGAATCAGCAATGGAAACCTGGCATACGAAGTAGGGTACTTCAAAAATGAATCAGTTAGCGCAACTGGAGAAAAACGAATTGGCTATGGCCAGTTTCACGTTACTCTTCGAAAAGAAAATGGTATTTGGAAAATTCTGGTCGACTCGGACTCTAATCTGGGTGGAACCATTACGGAAGAAATGTTTCAGGCAGCCAAACCGCTGGAATGA
- a CDS encoding nucleotidyltransferase family protein, which yields MSSGNELQQKHADKIIMLILAAGSSSRLGQSKQLIKVNGVPLLRKTVLTALETDSQHVTVVLGHNFEQHQEVIQDLNIDVLHHVDWQNGMGSSIKAGVSHILKTRGDTQAIVILVCDQPYLTAEHLNLLITTHRTSKATIVASAYASTTGVPALFDKSMFAELLELKDDQGAKKILEKHAGSIVEIKFPSGEIDIDTPSDYARLTR from the coding sequence ATGAGTTCAGGGAATGAACTTCAGCAAAAGCATGCGGATAAAATCATCATGCTTATCCTGGCGGCAGGCTCCTCCTCCCGCTTAGGGCAATCCAAACAACTTATCAAGGTAAATGGTGTACCCTTGTTACGAAAAACAGTTTTAACCGCACTTGAAACTGATTCGCAACACGTTACGGTTGTACTTGGGCATAATTTCGAACAACACCAGGAAGTCATTCAGGACTTGAACATTGATGTGCTGCATCATGTTGACTGGCAAAACGGAATGGGCAGTTCCATCAAAGCAGGTGTATCACACATTTTAAAAACACGTGGCGATACACAAGCCATAGTCATTCTGGTTTGTGATCAGCCTTATTTAACAGCCGAGCATTTGAATTTGCTCATTACAACGCACAGAACTTCCAAGGCGACAATCGTTGCATCCGCTTATGCTTCTACAACCGGAGTACCCGCTCTATTTGACAAAAGTATGTTTGCGGAATTGCTCGAACTAAAAGATGACCAAGGCGCTAAAAAGATATTGGAAAAACATGCCGGAAGCATTGTTGAAATTAAGTTTCCGTCAGGTGAAATAGATATCGATACACCTTCAGACTACGCCAGGCTTACGCGTTAG
- the proS gene encoding proline--tRNA ligase has translation MGKEIPSRSEDYSLWYNELVKKADLAEHSDVRGCMVIKPYGYSIWEKMQQALDKMFKDTGHVNAYFPLFVPKSMFEAEEQNAEGFAKECAIVTHYRLKNDPNTKGKLIVDPEAKLEEELVVRPTSEAIIWNTYKKWIQSYRDLPILINQWANVVRWEMRTRLFLRTAEFLWQEGHTAHATADEAVKETIQMLGVYAAFAEEFMAMPVIKGKKSEGEKFPGAVDTYCIEAMMQDGKALQAGTSHFLGQNFANAFNVQFTGKDGKLDYVWGTSWGVSTRLMGALIMAHSDDDGLVLPPKLAPIHVVIVPIFRSEEELAKITSKVDELSAALRKQGLSVKFDNRDTHKPGFKFAEWELKGVPVRLAIGPRDLENGTVEVARRDTKEKQVMKLEEVETKIPALLEDIQNNIFQKAKSFRDSLITKADSFEDFKRVLDEKGGFVQAHWDGTKETEAAIKEQTKATIRCIPLDATEEQGACVYSGKPSSRRVLFARAY, from the coding sequence ATGGGAAAGGAAATTCCATCGCGCAGTGAAGATTACTCGCTGTGGTACAATGAGTTAGTAAAAAAGGCCGATCTGGCAGAGCATTCCGATGTTCGCGGGTGTATGGTGATTAAGCCGTATGGCTACAGCATTTGGGAAAAAATGCAACAAGCACTCGACAAGATGTTTAAAGACACCGGGCACGTAAATGCGTATTTTCCGTTGTTCGTACCGAAGAGCATGTTCGAAGCGGAAGAGCAAAATGCGGAAGGTTTTGCCAAGGAATGTGCCATTGTAACGCACTATCGGTTAAAGAATGATCCGAATACAAAAGGAAAGCTGATTGTTGATCCGGAGGCAAAACTGGAGGAGGAACTGGTGGTGCGTCCAACCAGTGAAGCCATCATCTGGAATACATATAAAAAATGGATTCAATCGTATCGCGACTTACCCATATTGATCAATCAATGGGCTAACGTGGTGCGTTGGGAAATGCGCACGCGTTTGTTTTTACGCACGGCAGAATTTCTTTGGCAGGAGGGCCACACCGCTCATGCCACAGCCGATGAAGCTGTGAAAGAAACTATTCAGATGTTAGGTGTTTATGCCGCTTTCGCGGAAGAGTTTATGGCGATGCCTGTAATTAAAGGTAAAAAGTCAGAAGGCGAGAAATTTCCGGGTGCCGTTGATACGTATTGCATTGAGGCGATGATGCAGGATGGAAAAGCGCTGCAGGCTGGAACATCACACTTCCTCGGACAAAATTTTGCCAATGCCTTCAATGTTCAGTTTACTGGTAAAGATGGCAAGCTTGATTACGTGTGGGGAACATCGTGGGGTGTGAGCACGCGTTTGATGGGCGCGCTGATTATGGCGCATTCGGATGACGATGGATTGGTACTTCCGCCTAAACTGGCACCTATACATGTGGTGATCGTTCCGATTTTCAGAAGCGAAGAAGAACTAGCAAAAATTACTTCGAAAGTAGATGAGCTGTCTGCGGCACTACGCAAGCAAGGTCTTTCTGTGAAGTTCGATAACCGCGATACGCACAAACCCGGGTTTAAGTTTGCCGAGTGGGAATTGAAAGGTGTGCCAGTTCGCCTGGCGATTGGGCCGCGTGATTTGGAAAACGGAACCGTTGAAGTGGCCAGACGCGATACGAAGGAAAAGCAAGTGATGAAGCTGGAGGAAGTAGAGACGAAAATCCCTGCCTTGTTGGAGGATATTCAAAATAATATTTTTCAAAAAGCTAAGTCGTTCCGCGACAGCTTAATTACTAAGGCGGATTCTTTTGAAGATTTTAAGCGTGTGCTGGATGAAAAAGGAGGGTTTGTGCAAGCGCATTGGGATGGCACAAAAGAAACAGAAGCGGCTATCAAGGAGCAAACCAAGGCTACCATCCGTTGCATTCCATTGGATGCAACCGAAGAACAGGGTGCTTGTGTTTACAGCGGCAAGCCTTCTTCCCGCAGGGTGTTGTTTGCCCGCGCTTATTAA
- a CDS encoding WG repeat-containing protein, whose amino-acid sequence MKNFLLVILVLATSASAYAESYKKFEEGGKFGVKNEKEEILIPAIYDAVGWSNETFTVINQVTGYKLGDQWGIISITNKRITDPEYFSLLPAKNNLLIVTRRSPLSFRITTGCLDTKGKVIIPLEYAGLRIAGLRAIVYTLHENQFRYGLIDLENKLLIPQVYKNIYPLGSLRYAVQNRENKTALFTENGRQVTPFSIDSLSQLNNNIAIIYQDGKQGLINRDGNILKEPVFREITIENKTVKARLPDTWKILDAQNKLIREIEADSLLPLGNDRLKMTNAFGSQLWNTQFAPIAQTYFTRLNQFQNDQTLFSVGERWGVLNRDGTIILPAEYDQIIMDDDHFLASKHLPGKQWWILFDKNGKALTTKAYEQIDKFNGTFFPVRKNGFYGGVNLYGQEIIACVFDSISGTNQNLVAVKFRGQYGIMDTDERWVVTPQPNPISLLNAERYFEKSGNITFLKSITGEIIYFTTNPLTIQDDKLFETISSGGKWTINFDGQIIHREQPHSERSEEIYPSSEGYRGLKKNGRYGFIDDQGRLRIANRYEGIQPFSEGLAAVKIRGKWGYLNKEDKIVVQPVYEEVYPFNKGYAVVKQNGKYGLIYSNGKIALDVRYNKIELQENGRIKIFIGDQIGLADDGGNILLQPKYESVEDLNNGYAIVKQHEKFGLVTLQGISTIPIQYDKLLFEKNRQLYLALKKNEFQELKF is encoded by the coding sequence ATGAAGAATTTTCTTTTGGTGATTTTGGTGCTCGCAACATCCGCTTCGGCATATGCGGAGTCTTACAAAAAATTTGAAGAGGGCGGAAAGTTTGGCGTAAAAAATGAAAAAGAAGAGATTCTTATTCCAGCAATTTACGATGCCGTTGGGTGGAGCAATGAAACGTTCACCGTTATCAACCAGGTAACAGGCTACAAACTTGGCGACCAATGGGGCATCATCAGCATAACAAATAAGCGAATAACAGATCCGGAATACTTTTCTTTACTGCCTGCCAAAAACAACTTATTGATTGTTACCAGGCGCTCACCATTGTCGTTCAGAATTACCACAGGCTGCCTGGATACAAAAGGCAAGGTAATCATACCATTGGAGTATGCAGGTTTAAGAATCGCTGGACTTCGTGCCATCGTTTATACCCTACACGAAAATCAATTTCGCTATGGCTTGATTGACCTTGAAAACAAATTGCTCATTCCGCAAGTCTATAAAAACATTTATCCGCTCGGCAGTTTGCGATATGCCGTACAAAATCGTGAAAACAAAACCGCCTTGTTCACGGAAAACGGAAGACAGGTAACACCTTTTTCCATCGACAGCCTGTCGCAACTCAATAATAATATCGCCATTATCTATCAGGATGGAAAGCAAGGTTTGATTAACCGCGATGGAAACATCCTGAAAGAACCCGTGTTTCGTGAAATAACAATTGAAAACAAAACGGTAAAAGCACGCTTACCCGATACATGGAAAATTCTTGATGCACAAAATAAACTCATTCGTGAAATTGAAGCCGACTCATTGTTGCCCCTCGGAAATGACAGGTTGAAAATGACCAATGCTTTTGGTAGCCAGTTGTGGAACACACAGTTTGCCCCGATAGCACAAACTTATTTCACGCGTCTAAATCAATTTCAAAATGATCAAACGCTTTTCAGTGTAGGAGAAAGATGGGGCGTACTCAATCGTGATGGAACTATAATACTTCCTGCCGAATACGATCAAATTATTATGGATGATGATCACTTTCTCGCTTCGAAACACCTTCCGGGAAAACAATGGTGGATTCTGTTTGATAAAAACGGAAAGGCACTGACAACCAAAGCCTACGAACAGATAGATAAATTTAACGGAACATTTTTTCCCGTTCGGAAGAATGGTTTCTATGGTGGCGTGAATTTATACGGTCAAGAAATAATCGCATGTGTGTTTGATAGTATTTCAGGAACGAATCAAAACCTGGTAGCCGTAAAGTTCAGAGGTCAGTATGGAATTATGGATACCGATGAACGATGGGTTGTTACCCCACAGCCCAATCCAATCTCATTGTTAAATGCTGAGCGATATTTTGAAAAGTCGGGCAACATTACCTTCCTAAAATCAATCACCGGAGAAATTATCTATTTCACCACCAACCCACTTACCATTCAGGATGATAAGCTATTCGAAACCATTTCATCAGGCGGAAAATGGACGATCAACTTTGATGGACAAATTATTCATCGGGAACAACCTCATAGTGAGCGCTCAGAGGAAATTTATCCGTCAAGCGAAGGGTATCGCGGGCTTAAGAAAAACGGACGTTATGGATTTATTGATGACCAGGGGCGTTTACGCATTGCCAACCGGTATGAGGGCATTCAACCTTTCAGCGAAGGACTGGCTGCAGTAAAAATCAGGGGAAAGTGGGGATACCTGAACAAAGAAGATAAAATTGTGGTACAGCCCGTTTATGAAGAAGTCTACCCCTTTAATAAAGGTTACGCGGTGGTTAAGCAAAATGGCAAATACGGACTCATCTACAGTAATGGAAAAATTGCACTGGATGTACGCTATAATAAAATAGAACTTCAGGAGAATGGTCGTATAAAAATTTTCATCGGAGATCAGATCGGTTTGGCTGATGATGGTGGCAATATCTTACTGCAACCGAAATATGAATCCGTTGAAGACCTGAACAACGGTTATGCAATCGTAAAGCAACATGAAAAATTTGGATTGGTAACTTTGCAGGGCATCAGTACCATTCCTATTCAATATGATAAGTTGTTGTTTGAAAAAAATCGGCAGCTCTACCTGGCGCTTAAGAAAAATGAATTTCAGGAATTGAAATTTTGA
- a CDS encoding outer membrane beta-barrel family protein: MKKNLFILTFVTALGFVTSAWSQSISIKGRILDKETSEPIPFATFSLYSADSSLITGGIADMNGAFEVSTKPGSYYGLVQVVSYRNQFVPLRQYSQAVTDLGKIELVANVQTLNEVVVSAERSLMQMDLDKRIFNVSEDLSNVGRNAVEILDNLPSIVVDQDGGVSLRGSQNVRILIDGKPSGLAGISSTDALQALQGSMIERIEVVTNPSVRYEAEGNAGIINIILKKERQDGLNAVIEGTIAHPLNTGISTTMNFRKKKMNYFLNYSSNYRERPGRASLYQEFTPNDTTYFTRSTRDFLRTGWSHNFRAGTDIMINDKNTFTAAFLVNVGDNMNLTDITYRDYDLFDELGREFVRNDREAEDEKNMEYTLSYEKLFDQEGRKLTFYGQYRNNAETEKSSIRQRVILNLYPDGELENPQRSYNKESEQNTLLQLDYIHPFNGGKGKFETGYRGTIREINTDYLIEEFINDSEWVNFGNFSNTFQYDENIQALYVLMGNHVGKISYELGLRMEYTDIRTELSNFSELIGGNEPVNNKSYANFFPSIHANYHINNNNSVQVSYSRRVSRPGFWSLNPFSSFSDARNIRIGNPDLDPEFTDSYETGYLANGDTYSFYGGIYYRYTTDVTERITVTRPPIRDTTFIIPTNLGVEQFYGFEFNVSKDFTKWWTINGNANFFRAITEGEYEGESFDRDTYTWNSRVSNRFTLGKRTNLQATVFYRAPQQTTQGRREAFYTLDLGFTKDIWKNKATFSLNVRDVFNTRIFRSVNEGDDFYFRNRFQRAFTTITASLVFRINQRQFGEKEEEGDGERNGFDQDFDN; the protein is encoded by the coding sequence ATGAAGAAAAACCTGTTTATATTAACCTTTGTGACGGCCTTAGGCTTTGTTACCAGTGCATGGAGTCAAAGCATCAGCATCAAGGGTCGCATTTTAGATAAAGAAACATCAGAGCCTATTCCCTTTGCCACGTTTTCGTTGTACTCGGCTGACTCATCGCTGATTACCGGAGGAATAGCCGATATGAATGGTGCATTTGAAGTTAGCACGAAGCCGGGGTCTTACTATGGTTTAGTTCAGGTGGTATCCTATCGAAACCAGTTTGTTCCTTTGCGGCAGTATTCACAAGCGGTAACTGACCTGGGTAAAATAGAACTGGTTGCTAATGTTCAAACCTTAAACGAAGTAGTGGTGAGCGCGGAACGATCACTCATGCAGATGGATCTGGATAAGCGCATTTTCAATGTTTCTGAAGATTTGAGTAATGTTGGGCGAAATGCAGTTGAAATTCTGGATAACCTTCCTTCTATTGTTGTCGATCAGGATGGAGGGGTTTCGCTGCGCGGTAGTCAGAATGTGCGGATACTTATTGACGGCAAGCCTTCCGGGTTAGCGGGCATCTCCAGTACCGATGCGTTACAGGCTCTCCAAGGAAGCATGATTGAACGCATTGAAGTCGTGACCAATCCGTCAGTGCGGTATGAAGCTGAGGGAAATGCCGGCATCATCAACATCATCTTAAAGAAAGAACGTCAGGATGGACTGAATGCGGTGATTGAAGGAACCATTGCACACCCGCTTAATACAGGAATCAGCACCACCATGAATTTCAGAAAGAAGAAAATGAATTACTTTCTGAACTACAGTTCCAATTACCGTGAGCGCCCCGGACGTGCAAGCCTTTATCAGGAATTCACACCAAACGATACAACGTATTTCACGCGCTCAACCCGTGATTTTCTTCGAACAGGGTGGTCGCATAATTTTCGGGCAGGAACCGACATCATGATCAACGACAAGAATACATTCACAGCTGCTTTTCTGGTGAATGTTGGCGATAACATGAACCTTACCGATATCACCTACCGCGATTATGATTTATTCGATGAACTAGGCCGGGAATTTGTTCGAAATGATCGCGAAGCTGAGGATGAAAAAAACATGGAATATACCCTCAGCTATGAGAAGTTGTTTGATCAGGAAGGAAGGAAGCTTACGTTCTACGGTCAATACCGGAATAATGCGGAAACCGAAAAATCATCCATTAGGCAACGCGTTATTTTAAATCTCTATCCAGATGGAGAATTAGAGAACCCTCAGCGCTCTTATAACAAAGAGTCGGAACAAAATACACTGTTGCAATTGGATTACATTCATCCGTTTAATGGCGGAAAAGGAAAGTTTGAAACAGGATATCGCGGAACGATTAGGGAAATCAATACGGATTATTTGATAGAGGAATTCATCAATGATAGTGAGTGGGTAAACTTTGGGAACTTCTCAAATACCTTTCAATATGATGAGAATATTCAGGCGCTGTATGTATTGATGGGGAATCATGTTGGTAAAATTTCTTACGAGTTAGGATTGCGCATGGAATATACCGACATACGGACTGAGTTATCGAACTTCTCAGAATTGATTGGTGGGAATGAACCTGTTAATAACAAGTCGTACGCAAATTTCTTTCCCAGCATTCACGCCAATTATCACATCAACAATAACAATTCAGTTCAGGTAAGTTATAGCCGCAGGGTGAGTCGTCCGGGCTTTTGGTCACTGAATCCGTTCTCTTCATTCTCCGATGCACGAAATATCCGAATCGGTAATCCGGATCTTGATCCTGAATTCACCGATTCGTATGAAACCGGATATCTAGCGAATGGTGATACGTATTCTTTTTACGGTGGAATTTATTACCGCTATACAACAGATGTCACTGAGCGTATTACAGTTACTCGTCCACCGATTCGTGATACAACATTTATTATACCCACTAACCTGGGCGTGGAACAATTTTATGGATTTGAATTTAATGTTAGTAAGGATTTCACAAAATGGTGGACCATTAATGGCAATGCAAATTTTTTCAGGGCTATTACTGAGGGTGAGTACGAGGGAGAATCATTTGATCGGGACACATATACCTGGAATTCACGGGTGAGTAACCGGTTTACCTTGGGTAAGCGAACCAATTTGCAGGCAACTGTTTTTTACCGTGCGCCACAGCAAACTACTCAGGGGCGCAGAGAAGCATTCTACACCCTTGATCTCGGGTTCACTAAGGACATCTGGAAGAATAAGGCGACCTTCTCGCTTAATGTTCGTGATGTGTTTAATACCCGCATCTTCCGATCCGTTAATGAAGGTGACGACTTTTATTTCCGTAACCGGTTCCAACGTGCTTTCACCACCATTACCGCTAGTCTGGTGTTTAGAATAAATCAGAGGCAGTTTGGTGAAAAGGAAGAGGAAGGTGATGGCGAACGCAATGGCTTTGATCAGGATTTTGATAACTAA